Proteins encoded in a region of the Verrucomicrobiota bacterium genome:
- a CDS encoding peptidylprolyl isomerase — protein sequence MRILYILLLTGIILASGPGVRAELVNAIAVIVNDAIVTMDEVESSVAPEVDLLIRQYRTQPKLLEEKVGKLKENRTELLVEHQLILHDFKTAGYNLPESIIDEEIQDRIRKRYGDRMTLTKTLQAEGITSETFRQRVREQFIIEALRAKNISSAIIISPHKIETYYVQHKDDFKVEDQVKLRMIVLNRASSDDAGATKKLAQEILAKIEEGASFAEMATIHSEGSQAKQGGDWGWVEKFNKDGSPVLRKELFDVAFALKAGQRSGVIETADACYLMLVEDRRPAHTKSLGEVRDEIEKNLLVQERARLQKKWIDRLKNKSFVRYF from the coding sequence ATGAGAATTCTTTACATCCTGCTGTTGACCGGAATTATTCTTGCCTCTGGTCCAGGTGTCCGGGCGGAATTGGTGAACGCCATTGCCGTGATCGTCAACGACGCCATCGTTACAATGGACGAGGTGGAAAGTTCGGTCGCCCCCGAAGTCGATTTATTGATACGACAGTACCGCACCCAGCCTAAACTTCTTGAGGAAAAGGTCGGCAAGCTCAAAGAGAACCGCACCGAACTACTCGTGGAGCACCAACTCATTTTGCACGATTTCAAGACCGCCGGTTACAATCTGCCCGAAAGCATCATCGACGAAGAAATCCAGGATCGCATCCGCAAACGTTACGGCGACCGGATGACTCTGACCAAGACCCTTCAAGCCGAGGGCATCACGTCTGAAACTTTTCGCCAACGGGTTCGCGAACAGTTCATCATTGAGGCGCTCCGGGCGAAGAATATTTCTTCGGCCATCATCATTTCCCCGCACAAAATCGAAACATATTACGTCCAGCACAAGGACGATTTCAAAGTCGAGGACCAGGTCAAGCTGCGCATGATTGTGCTGAACCGTGCTTCGTCTGATGATGCGGGTGCGACCAAAAAGCTGGCGCAGGAAATCCTGGCCAAGATCGAAGAGGGAGCCTCGTTCGCTGAAATGGCGACGATTCATTCCGAAGGCTCGCAGGCCAAACAAGGAGGCGATTGGGGTTGGGTGGAAAAGTTTAACAAGGACGGTTCGCCGGTGTTGCGGAAGGAATTGTTCGACGTCGCCTTCGCGCTCAAAGCCGGCCAGCGCAGTGGGGTGATTGAGACCGCTGACGCTTGTTACCTGATGCTCGTGGAGGACCGGCGTCCGGCTCACACCAAGTCGCTCGGTGAAGTCCGCGATGAAATTGAGAAGAACCTCCTGGTGCAGGAACGCGCCCGGCTGCAAAAGAAGTGGATCGATCGCCTGAAGAACAAATCGTTCGTCAGATATTTTTGA
- a CDS encoding U32 family peptidase — protein MNRGQTTCAATPGRVQPESEAFRLPELLAPAGDWECAKAAVENGADAIYFGLEKFNARMRAHNFTGADLPKLMEFLHRRGVKGYVTFNTLVFENEMAEAGEHLRTMIAAGVDAAIVQDVGICRLIRSLSPDFPIHASTQMTITSAAGVECARELGCNLVVLARECSIKEVEKIREAQVSVSQPSTLNSQLPLEIFVHGALCVAYSGQCLTSEALGGRSANRGECAQACRMPYELISDGKPVPLGDRKYLLSPQDLAGLEVLRELVRTGVASLKIEGRLKTPEYVANITRIYRKALDDLRFTNYDLRDDHNDARQSQIVNRKYEMEMAFSRGLYTGWLGGINNQELVHARFGKKRGVYLGEVQKVLRDAVIVKLEGSLKPGDGVVFDAGHPDQEEEGGRVYEIRNPKSEIPNAELRFGHDDIDYSRVHSGDKLWKTDDPELNRRLRQSFAGEAPKFQRPIEMEVHGVVGKPLTLIARDEFGHVAKLESAMPSTQAEKQPLTTNRLREQLGRLGGTPFKLGELENNLADDVMLPVSELNRLRREAVVELERQRTQPKRWMLTGKSEIRNPKSEIDQSLLTSAATNAELIVLVRNLAQLEAALKCGVTTIYCDFENPKKYREAVASVRERNLSTRNSQPSTIFVAPPRIFKTGEEWTLQQVRSCNADGYLVRNYDHLKFFANERRVGDFSLNIANSLSADYFKNKFGLERVTASYDLNFQQLEALLRTAPPEWFEITIHQHIPMFHMEHCVFCAFLSSGKDYRDCGRPCDVHDLKLRDRVGAEHPVKADVGCRNTVFNSLAQTGAEYVERMLVLGVRHFRVEFVNETPEQVTQTVTKYRQLLRGEITGSQLWRELKLFNQLGVTRGQMAG, from the coding sequence ATGAATCGTGGTCAAACAACTTGCGCAGCAACGCCGGGTCGCGTCCAACCTGAGAGCGAAGCATTCCGCCTTCCCGAGTTGCTCGCTCCCGCTGGCGATTGGGAGTGCGCCAAGGCCGCCGTCGAGAACGGCGCGGACGCGATTTACTTTGGATTGGAAAAGTTCAATGCGCGGATGCGGGCGCACAATTTCACCGGTGCCGATCTTCCAAAGCTGATGGAGTTCCTTCACCGGCGCGGCGTGAAGGGCTACGTCACGTTCAACACGCTCGTCTTCGAGAACGAGATGGCGGAGGCCGGGGAGCATCTCCGCACAATGATCGCCGCCGGGGTGGATGCCGCGATCGTGCAGGATGTGGGGATTTGCCGGCTCATCCGCTCGCTCTCGCCAGATTTTCCGATTCATGCCTCGACGCAGATGACGATCACCAGCGCGGCGGGCGTTGAATGTGCGCGCGAACTCGGCTGCAACCTCGTCGTGCTCGCACGGGAGTGTTCGATCAAGGAGGTTGAAAAGATTCGTGAAGCGCAGGTTTCCGTCTCTCAACCTTCAACCCTCAACTCTCAACTTCCGCTGGAAATCTTCGTCCATGGCGCGCTCTGCGTTGCCTACAGCGGCCAGTGTCTCACCAGCGAGGCGCTCGGCGGCCGTTCCGCCAATCGCGGCGAATGTGCCCAAGCGTGCCGCATGCCCTACGAATTGATCTCCGACGGCAAACCAGTTCCGCTCGGCGACCGAAAATATCTCCTCAGCCCGCAGGACCTGGCGGGACTGGAAGTGTTGCGCGAGTTGGTTCGCACCGGAGTGGCTTCGCTGAAGATTGAAGGCCGGCTCAAGACGCCGGAATACGTGGCGAACATCACGCGGATTTACCGCAAGGCGTTGGATGATTTACGATTTACGAATTACGATTTGCGCGACGACCACAATGACGCTCGTCAATCGCAAATCGTAAATCGTAAATACGAAATGGAAATGGCCTTCTCGCGCGGCCTTTACACCGGCTGGCTCGGCGGCATCAACAACCAGGAGCTTGTTCACGCCCGCTTCGGCAAGAAACGCGGGGTTTATCTTGGCGAAGTGCAGAAAGTCTTGCGCGACGCCGTAATCGTGAAACTCGAAGGTTCCCTCAAACCCGGTGACGGCGTGGTGTTCGACGCGGGCCATCCGGACCAGGAAGAAGAGGGGGGGCGGGTGTATGAAATCAGAAACCCGAAATCCGAAATCCCAAACGCGGAGCTACGCTTCGGTCACGATGACATTGATTACTCGCGTGTTCACAGCGGCGACAAGTTGTGGAAGACGGACGATCCAGAGTTGAATCGCAGATTGCGCCAGAGTTTTGCGGGCGAGGCGCCGAAGTTTCAGCGACCCATTGAAATGGAAGTGCACGGGGTCGTCGGCAAGCCGCTCACCCTGATCGCGCGGGATGAGTTTGGCCACGTGGCAAAGTTAGAATCCGCCATGCCGTCGACGCAGGCGGAAAAGCAGCCTCTGACAACGAATCGACTGCGTGAACAACTTGGCCGGCTTGGCGGAACACCATTTAAGCTCGGCGAACTGGAAAATAATCTAGCCGATGATGTGATGCTGCCGGTCAGCGAGTTGAATCGGTTGCGGCGCGAGGCGGTGGTGGAATTGGAACGACAGCGCACGCAGCCCAAGCGGTGGATGCTGACTGGAAAATCCGAAATCCGAAATCCGAAATCCGAAATTGACCAGAGCCTCCTCACGTCGGCTGCTACGAACGCGGAGTTGATCGTCCTCGTCCGCAACCTCGCGCAGCTCGAAGCCGCGCTGAAGTGCGGCGTCACTACGATCTATTGCGACTTCGAGAATCCGAAAAAATATCGCGAAGCCGTGGCCAGTGTGCGGGAGCGGAATCTCTCAACCCGCAACTCTCAACCCTCAACTATTTTCGTCGCTCCACCGAGGATTTTCAAAACGGGCGAAGAGTGGACGCTCCAGCAAGTCCGTTCATGCAACGCCGATGGCTACCTCGTCCGCAACTACGACCACCTGAAATTCTTCGCCAACGAACGGCGCGTTGGAGATTTTTCGTTGAACATCGCGAATTCTTTGAGCGCGGACTATTTCAAGAACAAGTTTGGCCTGGAGCGCGTGACGGCGAGTTACGACTTGAATTTCCAGCAACTTGAAGCGTTATTGCGGACCGCGCCGCCGGAATGGTTTGAGATCACGATTCATCAGCATATCCCGATGTTTCACATGGAGCACTGCGTCTTCTGCGCGTTTCTTTCGAGCGGCAAGGACTATCGCGATTGCGGTCGCCCGTGCGATGTGCACGACTTGAAGCTCCGCGACCGCGTGGGCGCGGAGCATCCGGTGAAGGCGGACGTGGGCTGTCGAAACACCGTGTTCAACTCGCTGGCGCAAACCGGCGCCGAGTATGTGGAGCGAATGTTGGTGCTGGGCGTGCGCCACTTCCGCGTAGAGTTTGTGAATGAAACGCCGGAGCAAGTCACGCAGACCGTCACGAAGTATCGCCAACTGTTGCGCGGCGAAATTACCGGCTCACAACTTTGGCGAGAGTTGAAATTGTTCAATCAACTTGGCGTGACGCGCGGGCAGATGGCGGGTTAG
- the pdxA gene encoding 4-hydroxythreonine-4-phosphate dehydrogenase PdxA — protein sequence MTGWIGISLGDVTGIGPEVTLKALASESRLDDTRYLLIGDLECARRLNDQLGLKLPLQLLSDANAGDRFILHNPLPEPLPAGLTAGSPAAARAALAWLKDGAERCLRHELDALVTAPLNKESILRSGQPFIGQTEFLSQLAGTERTAMMLLGHDDRGRWLRVVLATTHLPLKLVAGQLTQTKVELAIELASQACRDLGLSRARVGVCGLNPHAGEGGELGDEEQTIIAPAVDAARRRLLNVAGPFAADALFHHAFRGDYDVVVAMYHDQGLAPLKLIAFETGVNWTLGLPFIRTSPDHGTAYDIAGQNKANPSSMISAIRLAKQLARNRR from the coding sequence ATGACTGGCTGGATCGGCATTTCATTGGGCGACGTGACCGGCATTGGACCCGAGGTCACGCTCAAGGCGTTGGCGTCGGAATCACGACTGGATGACACTCGTTACTTGTTGATCGGAGACCTGGAATGCGCCCGCCGACTCAATGACCAGCTCGGTCTGAAGCTACCGCTCCAACTGCTTTCCGACGCGAACGCGGGCGACCGCTTCATTCTGCACAACCCCCTGCCTGAACCGCTGCCCGCCGGTTTGACCGCCGGTTCACCGGCCGCAGCACGGGCGGCGTTGGCGTGGTTGAAGGACGGTGCCGAGCGTTGTCTGCGCCACGAACTGGACGCGTTGGTCACCGCGCCCCTCAACAAGGAATCGATCCTGCGCAGCGGCCAACCGTTCATTGGCCAGACTGAATTTCTTTCCCAACTCGCGGGCACGGAGCGCACCGCCATGATGCTGCTTGGTCATGATGACCGCGGCCGCTGGCTGCGCGTTGTGCTGGCGACGACCCACCTGCCTTTGAAATTGGTCGCCGGGCAATTGACGCAGACAAAAGTCGAACTGGCGATTGAACTGGCGTCACAAGCCTGCCGGGATCTTGGATTGTCGCGCGCGCGCGTCGGTGTCTGCGGCCTCAATCCGCACGCCGGCGAAGGCGGCGAACTCGGCGATGAGGAACAAACCATCATCGCTCCCGCCGTTGACGCTGCTCGGCGACGGCTACTAAACGTTGCCGGCCCCTTCGCCGCGGACGCATTGTTTCACCACGCTTTTCGCGGTGATTACGACGTGGTCGTAGCGATGTATCACGATCAAGGATTGGCACCGCTGAAGTTGATCGCCTTCGAAACCGGCGTGAACTGGACACTCGGCCTGCCGTTCATCCGCACCTCGCCAGACCATGGCACGGCTTACGACATCGCAGGACAGAACAAGGCGAATCCTTCCAGCATGATCTCGGCGATCCGGTTGGCGAAGCAACTGGCGCGCAACCGCCGCTAA